In one Candidatus Thermoplasmatota archaeon genomic region, the following are encoded:
- a CDS encoding DNA-directed RNA polymerase subunit D translates to MKVDVLKLEDRYAELMLEDVDPNFANALRRTLVSNVPKMAIEDVEFHLGPIRGEEGEESESVTPLFDEVIAHRLGMIPIPTDLELFTYRDECKDCASEGCPNCTIMYSLNKKGPCMVYSGDLEPVGDSSLKVVDEKIPIVKLGSGQAMLVYATAILGTGKDHAKWQVAQGVGYKFFPVIEVDCDTCDFCGTCAEVCPRGVFTVKKKSVEVKSPLSCNFCMTCVEECPKKCISVEGDRTKIHFHLETDGSLKAIDALRFALGSLAEKFESLGKKVYSLK, encoded by the coding sequence ATGAAAGTTGATGTTCTGAAGCTGGAAGATAGATACGCGGAGCTGATGCTCGAGGACGTTGACCCCAACTTTGCCAATGCGCTGAGAAGAACCCTGGTGTCCAACGTTCCGAAGATGGCGATCGAAGACGTCGAGTTCCATCTAGGGCCTATTCGCGGTGAGGAAGGCGAGGAGTCTGAGAGTGTCACACCGCTGTTCGACGAGGTGATCGCCCATAGGCTCGGCATGATTCCCATCCCCACGGACTTGGAGCTGTTCACTTACCGAGACGAGTGCAAGGACTGTGCTAGTGAGGGGTGTCCGAACTGCACGATAATGTACTCCCTCAACAAGAAAGGACCCTGCATGGTATACTCGGGCGACCTGGAGCCCGTTGGGGATTCCTCGCTCAAGGTCGTGGATGAGAAGATCCCGATAGTCAAGCTTGGCAGCGGACAGGCGATGCTCGTCTATGCGACTGCCATACTAGGGACCGGCAAGGATCACGCCAAGTGGCAGGTTGCCCAGGGCGTTGGATATAAGTTCTTCCCCGTCATCGAAGTCGATTGTGACACGTGTGATTTCTGCGGGACATGCGCGGAGGTTTGCCCTCGCGGCGTGTTCACTGTCAAGAAGAAGAGCGTCGAAGTCAAATCCCCGCTCAGCTGCAATTTCTGCATGACCTGCGTGGAGGAGTGCCCGAAGAAATGCATATCGGTCGAGGGCGATCGGACGAAGATTCACTTCCATCTTGAGACGGACGGCTCTCTGAAGGCAATAGATGCGTTGAGATTCGCACTCGGTTCCCTCGCAGAGAAGTTCGAGAGCCTGGGAAAGAAAGTCTACTCGCTCAAGTAG
- a CDS encoding 30S ribosomal protein S11, translating into MARWAVAHIYASYNNIIITLTDLTGSETLTKCSGGMVVKAAKDESSPYAAMRAAERVADIAKEKGIDSIHVRIRAAGGNKSTSPGPGAQSAIRALARAGLRIGRIEDVTPIPHDGGKSKGGRRGRRV; encoded by the coding sequence TTGGCTCGATGGGCAGTAGCACACATTTACGCTTCCTATAACAACATCATCATCACGTTGACAGATCTGACAGGCTCAGAGACGCTCACGAAATGCAGCGGTGGAATGGTCGTGAAGGCCGCCAAGGACGAGTCCTCTCCTTACGCTGCAATGAGGGCGGCCGAGCGGGTCGCTGATATAGCCAAGGAGAAGGGCATAGATAGCATACATGTTCGAATCCGGGCGGCTGGTGGCAACAAATCAACATCACCCGGCCCTGGCGCACAGTCCGCAATCAGGGCGCTTGCGAGGGCAGGACTGAGAATCGGAAGGATAGAGGATGTCACACCCATCCCTCACGACGGAGGGAAGTCGAAGGGTGGTCGGCGCGGCAGAAGGGTCTAG